From Candidatus Hydrogenedentota bacterium, one genomic window encodes:
- a CDS encoding cytochrome-c peroxidase produces MKTALLCPLLVFAAGCCLTANTCQAQAAPAPLGLPALAFPDENPQSPAKIALGDKLFHDTRFSSTGEVSCATCHVAEKAFTDSPLRVSEGINKLTGTRNAPTVINAAYLETQFWDGRSPTLEDQALHPFVNPVEMGLNDHQPILDIVRGDKAYAKAFKAVFGKEGEAITMLEVTQAIAAFERTQVAGNSPFDRWYYGGDETALTEQQQRGFDLFVNQGRCVSCHVIEQTQALFTDNRFHNIGVGINDIQDEAPVLVTAFLEAEVTASEVDVQVLTDKRTSELGRLAISRSLEDIGSFRTPTLRNVALTAPYMHDGSLATLRDVVVHYNNGGVTQAGNPVNDFLSGGIRPLNLSDAQIDDLVAFMEALTSPEFAALAQAAGDTQKEKQP; encoded by the coding sequence ATGAAGACTGCCCTGTTGTGCCCGCTTCTTGTCTTCGCGGCGGGTTGCTGCCTGACCGCGAACACCTGCCAGGCACAGGCGGCCCCCGCGCCGCTGGGACTGCCCGCGCTTGCCTTTCCAGATGAGAACCCCCAATCGCCGGCGAAGATTGCCCTTGGCGACAAGCTTTTCCACGACACTCGTTTCAGCTCCACGGGTGAGGTGAGCTGCGCCACTTGCCACGTCGCGGAGAAGGCGTTCACCGACAGTCCGCTGCGTGTCTCGGAAGGGATCAACAAGCTTACGGGAACGCGAAACGCGCCCACCGTAATCAATGCGGCATACCTGGAGACCCAGTTCTGGGACGGCCGGTCGCCGACGCTCGAGGACCAGGCTTTGCACCCCTTCGTGAATCCGGTCGAAATGGGACTCAACGACCATCAGCCTATATTGGATATCGTCCGCGGGGACAAGGCGTACGCGAAGGCGTTCAAAGCCGTGTTCGGGAAGGAAGGCGAAGCAATCACAATGCTCGAGGTGACGCAGGCCATTGCGGCATTCGAGCGGACCCAGGTCGCCGGCAATTCGCCGTTCGACCGCTGGTACTACGGCGGCGACGAGACCGCGCTCACGGAACAGCAGCAACGCGGGTTTGACCTGTTCGTCAACCAGGGCCGCTGCGTCTCGTGCCACGTGATCGAGCAGACCCAAGCCCTGTTCACCGACAACCGCTTCCACAATATCGGGGTCGGCATCAACGACATCCAGGATGAGGCGCCCGTGCTAGTGACGGCCTTCCTCGAAGCCGAAGTTACTGCATCGGAAGTGGACGTGCAGGTGCTCACCGACAAGCGCACGTCCGAACTGGGCCGTTTAGCGATTTCGAGGTCCCTGGAAGACATCGGCTCGTTCAGAACACCCACCTTGCGCAACGTGGCCTTGACCGCGCCCTACATGCACGACGGCAGCCTGGCAACCCTCCGGGACGTGGTCGTGCATTACAACAACGGCGGCGTCACGCAGGCCGGCAACCCCGTAAACGACTTTCTCAGCGGCGGCATCCGCCCGCTGAACCTGAGCGATGCGCAGATTGACGACCTCGTGGCGTTCATGGAGGCGCTCACGAGCCCCGAATTCGCCGCGCTCGCCCAGGCGGCCGGCGATACCCAGAAGGAGAAACAGCCATGA
- a CDS encoding Gfo/Idh/MocA family oxidoreductase yields the protein MSESVSRRNFMKAAGATAGVAIATGYSPFSYAQNEKVRVACIGTGGQGSYHVRDGILGVPEMDIAAVCDVYKPHQENGFKLAWLSNAGILLEAGDTGLTAAQQERLDRAYQPTRYFDYRDLLAKEKLDAVVIATPLHTHYQIIMDALSAGCNVFCEKTMCYEIEQARDIVKKSHETGKFVQVGHQRRYNPLYNRAVNLAWNEGVLGRVNHIDCQWHRNNDWRRPIPDRRLSPQEAKFIRDLEKHLNWRLYGESSRGLMTELATHQLDIAAWFLDAMPTRVYGYGGLDYWRDGREVDDNVNVMYEFEVAPQSRGYFAINARNEYQDKLRINEPYTVRVVYSSITANAKKGCSEQIQGDEGTFELTEEGGYFFREATSKVKWASSSSAQAASQQNATVITSGGTLQLSNKAQQQGDPIVVDNTKSIDQLQFQAFADNIRFGGVPKANVMVGLRSTILGLSGFIAMKERREVAIDPAWYTFDFPTPDPSMVS from the coding sequence ATGAGCGAGAGTGTGAGTCGCAGAAACTTCATGAAGGCCGCGGGCGCCACCGCGGGCGTGGCGATCGCCACGGGCTATTCGCCGTTCTCGTACGCCCAGAACGAGAAGGTGCGCGTGGCCTGCATCGGCACGGGCGGCCAGGGGTCATACCACGTGCGCGACGGCATCCTGGGCGTGCCGGAGATGGATATCGCGGCGGTGTGTGACGTGTATAAGCCCCACCAGGAGAACGGGTTCAAGCTGGCTTGGCTGTCCAACGCCGGTATCCTTCTCGAAGCGGGCGACACCGGCCTGACCGCCGCGCAACAGGAACGCTTGGATCGCGCCTATCAGCCGACCCGGTATTTCGACTATCGCGACCTGCTCGCAAAAGAGAAACTGGACGCGGTCGTGATCGCGACGCCGCTGCACACGCACTACCAGATTATCATGGACGCGCTTTCCGCGGGCTGCAACGTCTTCTGCGAGAAGACCATGTGCTACGAGATCGAGCAAGCGCGCGACATCGTGAAGAAGAGCCACGAAACCGGGAAGTTCGTGCAGGTCGGTCATCAGCGCCGGTACAATCCCCTGTACAATCGCGCCGTCAACCTGGCGTGGAACGAGGGGGTCCTCGGCCGCGTGAATCACATTGATTGCCAGTGGCACCGGAACAACGACTGGCGCCGCCCGATTCCCGACCGCCGCCTTTCGCCGCAAGAGGCGAAATTCATTCGCGACCTCGAAAAGCACCTGAATTGGCGCCTGTATGGCGAGAGTTCGCGCGGGCTCATGACCGAACTCGCCACGCACCAGCTCGACATCGCCGCCTGGTTCCTCGATGCCATGCCGACGCGCGTATACGGCTACGGCGGCCTTGATTACTGGCGCGACGGGCGCGAAGTGGACGACAACGTCAATGTGATGTACGAATTCGAGGTTGCCCCCCAGAGCCGGGGGTATTTCGCCATCAATGCCCGCAACGAATACCAGGACAAGCTGCGGATCAACGAGCCTTACACGGTGCGAGTCGTGTACTCGAGCATCACGGCCAACGCCAAGAAGGGCTGCAGCGAACAGATTCAGGGCGACGAAGGCACCTTCGAACTGACCGAGGAAGGAGGCTACTTCTTCCGCGAAGCGACCTCGAAGGTGAAGTGGGCTTCGAGTTCCAGCGCACAGGCTGCTTCGCAGCAGAACGCGACGGTGATCACCTCGGGCGGCACCCTGCAACTGTCGAACAAGGCGCAGCAGCAGGGCGACCCAATCGTCGTGGACAACACCAAGTCAATCGACCAGCTTCAATTCCAGGCGTTCGCGGACAATATCCGTTTCGGCGGCGTGCCGAAAGCCAACGTGATGGTGGGCCTGCGCTCGACTATCCTCGGGCTCTCCGGGTTCATCGCCATGAAAGAACGCCGCGAGGTCGCGATCGACCCCGCCTGGTACACCTTCGATTTCCCGACGCCTGACCCCTCCATGGTCAGCTAA
- a CDS encoding metallophosphoesterase — translation MSQTTLPRRSFLKKAGALATASLLPLTSVEMAFADPRQNFTFAYISDAHIQQIAGSKFVHNWDRGLIRAVAEANLLTPKPDFVVFGGDLAQLAKKEELDHGAEMLAKLDYKVHCVMGEHDYYLDLGEYWSELFGPQYYSWDHKGVHFVVLNSILTYDDWTHHRWPTPEQRMLEMAGLDNPNGSPFMVGEKQRKWLAKDLKKVQPDTPVVLFSHSPIQKIYKGWNFWTEDAEDIQALLSPFQTVTVVYGHVHQIQYNQVGNIAFHAVMATAWPWPYPQSYAQAESHLPKLTVPMNRADPFFERDATGWQFIGVDTGRVAMHYRLPNNTDRTVAFHRETGQPEDTVYQVPEHQIPPQIHF, via the coding sequence ATGAGCCAGACCACGTTGCCCCGTCGCTCTTTTCTCAAGAAAGCGGGAGCGCTCGCCACGGCGAGCCTGCTGCCGTTGACCAGCGTTGAAATGGCATTCGCCGACCCGCGGCAGAACTTTACGTTCGCGTATATCTCGGACGCGCACATCCAGCAGATTGCGGGCTCCAAGTTTGTGCACAATTGGGACCGCGGCTTGATCCGCGCGGTCGCCGAGGCCAACCTCCTCACGCCCAAGCCGGATTTTGTGGTGTTCGGCGGCGACCTCGCCCAGCTCGCCAAGAAGGAGGAACTGGACCACGGCGCGGAGATGCTCGCCAAGCTCGACTACAAAGTGCACTGCGTCATGGGCGAGCATGATTACTACCTCGACCTCGGCGAGTACTGGTCGGAACTCTTCGGGCCGCAGTATTACAGCTGGGACCACAAGGGTGTCCACTTTGTCGTGCTCAACAGCATCCTGACCTACGACGACTGGACGCACCACCGTTGGCCCACGCCCGAGCAGCGCATGCTCGAAATGGCCGGCCTTGACAATCCGAACGGGTCCCCCTTCATGGTGGGCGAGAAACAGCGAAAATGGCTCGCGAAAGACCTCAAGAAGGTGCAGCCCGACACGCCCGTCGTCCTGTTCTCGCACTCACCCATTCAGAAGATCTACAAAGGATGGAACTTCTGGACCGAGGACGCCGAGGATATCCAGGCCCTGCTGAGCCCGTTCCAGACCGTCACCGTGGTCTACGGCCACGTGCATCAGATCCAGTACAACCAGGTCGGGAACATCGCGTTTCACGCCGTCATGGCTACGGCGTGGCCATGGCCGTACCCCCAGAGCTACGCTCAGGCCGAAAGTCATCTGCCCAAACTGACCGTGCCGATGAACCGCGCTGACCCCTTCTTCGAACGCGACGCCACCGGCTGGCAGTTCATCGGCGTGGACACGGGCCGGGTGGCGATGCATTACCGGCTGCCCAACAATACGGACCGGACGGTCGCGTTCCATCGGGAGACGGGCCAGCCGGAAGACACCGTGTATCAGGTCCCGGAACACCAGATTCCCCCGCAAATTCACTTCTAA
- a CDS encoding FAD:protein FMN transferase, translated as MRLYRFSGNSPGRDTALSAQVAALVLCAAVALAEGAGAPDGVPLATFEHMAMGTRFECTLAPPQPGMQVEELSHLADEAFSVIDTIERRISNWRADSETALVNRRAAEEAVAVSSPLIDLLLEAKRIHGDTGAAFDVTVGPLLDLWGFYTREGHLPTDDEIKAALAKVGLEKVAVDEHAQTVRFAVPGMRLDFGGIGKGLALERAANVLRSLGVTSALLNSGTSTVEAIGAPPGMAGWTIRIRNAYNNEGEHIAEVRISNESLSTSSSTENFLELDGKRYGHILDPKTGWPVSGLLSATVIGPGGMETDALSTAFFVMGEEKVRAYCAAHPEYRAILVLSENGTPRVVQINFPSQEEQES; from the coding sequence ATGAGACTTTATCGGTTTTCCGGAAATTCGCCAGGTAGGGACACCGCCCTGTCGGCCCAAGTGGCTGCGCTCGTCTTATGCGCCGCTGTGGCCCTCGCCGAGGGCGCCGGCGCCCCTGACGGCGTGCCCCTCGCTACCTTCGAGCACATGGCCATGGGCACCCGTTTCGAGTGCACCCTTGCCCCGCCGCAGCCGGGCATGCAGGTGGAAGAACTCAGCCACCTGGCGGACGAAGCCTTTTCGGTCATCGACACTATCGAAAGGCGCATCAGCAATTGGCGGGCGGACAGCGAGACGGCGCTGGTCAACCGGCGCGCCGCGGAGGAAGCGGTGGCCGTCTCGTCGCCGTTGATTGACCTGCTCCTCGAGGCGAAGCGGATTCACGGGGATACGGGTGCCGCGTTCGACGTGACGGTGGGGCCGCTGCTGGACCTGTGGGGCTTCTACACGCGCGAGGGGCATCTGCCCACGGACGACGAGATCAAGGCCGCCTTGGCCAAGGTCGGCCTGGAAAAAGTCGCCGTGGACGAGCATGCGCAAACGGTCCGCTTCGCCGTGCCGGGCATGCGGCTGGACTTCGGTGGCATCGGCAAGGGACTGGCGCTGGAACGGGCGGCGAACGTGTTGCGCTCGCTGGGCGTGACATCCGCCCTGCTCAATTCCGGCACGAGCACGGTCGAGGCCATTGGCGCGCCGCCGGGCATGGCCGGGTGGACCATTCGCATTCGGAACGCGTATAATAATGAAGGTGAACATATCGCTGAAGTCCGAATAAGCAATGAATCTTTGAGCACTTCGTCCAGCACGGAGAATTTTCTGGAACTGGACGGAAAGAGATATGGTCATATCTTGGACCCGAAGACGGGCTGGCCCGTCTCGGGCCTGTTGAGCGCCACGGTCATCGGACCGGGCGGTATGGAGACGGATGCGTTAAGCACGGCCTTCTTCGTGATGGGGGAAGAGAAAGTGCGCGCCTATTGCGCGGCCCATCCCGAATACCGGGCCATTTTGGTGTTATCGGAAAACGGCACACCCCGGGTGGTGCAAATCAACTTCCCGAGCCAAGAGGAGCAGGAATCATGA
- a CDS encoding aminopeptidase P family protein, whose product MQLIPREEFVERMKKFQRNIRAAGLDAALVHSNEADFANVRYLTEYWPTFESAGVFVPAKGAPMLIIGPESEAYALGRSVVRNIAKMVEYRESADPEYPGIAVADYAHVAKAVMGGRPLQRLGLVGFSIMPLPVYFSLKRELPGVELVKADDTLVSLRTVKSANEIRLMKKAYQISEQAIDAILGEMRPGMTELQVVGIAQREIYRLGGEYEGHALYTFCGPGTKHAISRPTHNKIKRNELIQLNIGARVGGYSSSVGLPCSIGKLPPRKKRLVEFGLEAHMKTFELMRGGKPAAGIVREYEAFVECRGFKQHMLYGPCHGIGMMEVERPWLESTSTYALQENMTFQVDTFFQDKDFGLRWENGVRVTRTGIEKLSKKFMRLVEL is encoded by the coding sequence ATGCAGTTGATTCCCAGAGAAGAGTTTGTGGAGAGGATGAAGAAGTTTCAGCGGAACATTCGCGCGGCGGGGTTGGATGCCGCGCTCGTGCACTCCAACGAGGCAGACTTTGCGAATGTCCGGTATCTGACCGAGTATTGGCCTACATTCGAGTCGGCAGGCGTATTCGTCCCGGCGAAGGGCGCGCCCATGCTGATCATCGGACCCGAAAGCGAAGCCTACGCCTTGGGGCGCAGCGTTGTCCGGAACATCGCGAAGATGGTCGAATATCGCGAGTCCGCCGACCCCGAATATCCGGGCATTGCCGTGGCCGATTACGCGCATGTGGCAAAGGCCGTCATGGGCGGGCGCCCGCTCCAGAGGCTCGGCCTTGTTGGTTTCTCTATCATGCCGCTTCCTGTCTATTTCAGCCTGAAACGGGAGCTGCCCGGTGTCGAACTGGTCAAGGCCGACGACACCCTGGTCAGTCTCCGCACGGTTAAGAGCGCGAACGAAATCCGATTGATGAAGAAGGCGTACCAGATCAGCGAACAGGCTATCGACGCGATTCTGGGCGAGATGCGGCCCGGCATGACCGAACTGCAAGTCGTCGGCATCGCACAACGCGAGATTTACAGGCTCGGCGGCGAATACGAAGGCCACGCTCTGTACACGTTCTGCGGCCCCGGCACGAAGCACGCCATTTCGCGCCCCACGCACAATAAGATCAAGCGCAACGAACTCATCCAGCTCAATATTGGCGCGCGCGTCGGGGGGTATTCGTCCAGTGTCGGGTTGCCCTGCTCCATTGGCAAGCTGCCCCCGCGCAAGAAGCGGCTCGTGGAGTTCGGGCTTGAAGCGCACATGAAGACCTTCGAACTCATGCGTGGCGGCAAGCCCGCTGCCGGCATCGTGCGCGAATACGAAGCATTCGTCGAGTGCCGGGGGTTCAAGCAGCACATGCTCTACGGGCCCTGTCACGGCATCGGTATGATGGAAGTCGAGCGCCCGTGGCTTGAGTCCACTTCCACCTACGCGCTCCAGGAGAACATGACGTTCCAGGTAGATACTTTCTTCCAGGACAAGGACTTTGGCCTGCGTTGGGAAAACGGGGTGCGCGTGACCCGGACCGGCATCGAAAAGCTGTCGAAGAAGTTCATGCGGCTCGTCGAACTCTGA
- a CDS encoding sodium:solute symporter family protein: MTHFTWLDGSIVGLYLVATMIAGIAVRKYVGKVEHFLIAGREMKLYLGIASLAATEFGIVTCMYTAQNGFDKGFAGATPGVLACLAMFFVGYTGFCVKPLRDAGVMTIPELFELRFGPRIRWLSGVVIVLGGLLNMGVFLRTGGDFLVAVCGLDPKYLEITMTAILVSVAVYTVLGGMLSVLVTDFLQFVVMSVGLLAVTLLILANVGWGRLTATVEEHYGAGGFNPFVHPKMGWEYVVSNAMLSLAMVLTWQTTIQRLLAAKDTRTGRQVYTRTSFFFLCRWLIPVLWGIAALAVLKPEELDGNTLLAMPRLLSQVVPMGLMGILIAAMLAADMSTDSSYMLTWSSVIYNDILAPFHKGRWSERRGLLVSRAIVALIGVFLLFYGLWYPLRGNLWDYLTVTANIYMSSMSVLLIACCYWKRANSWGAAGAIIFGAIVPSAFLVMEQIPGTMHFAKEVVGPHFSNIATYAVAGTAMVLGSLMKPRAAAPV, from the coding sequence ATGACGCATTTCACATGGTTAGACGGCAGTATCGTTGGCCTTTACCTGGTTGCCACAATGATTGCGGGCATCGCGGTGCGCAAATACGTGGGCAAGGTGGAGCACTTCCTGATTGCGGGACGTGAGATGAAGCTTTACCTCGGCATCGCGTCGCTGGCGGCCACCGAGTTCGGCATCGTCACGTGCATGTACACGGCCCAGAATGGGTTTGACAAGGGCTTCGCGGGCGCCACGCCGGGTGTGCTCGCATGCCTGGCCATGTTTTTCGTCGGCTACACGGGGTTCTGTGTCAAGCCGCTGCGCGACGCGGGCGTCATGACCATTCCCGAATTGTTCGAACTGAGATTCGGGCCGCGTATCCGATGGTTGAGCGGGGTTGTCATAGTGCTGGGCGGCTTGCTGAACATGGGGGTGTTTCTCAGGACGGGCGGCGATTTCCTGGTGGCGGTCTGCGGGCTTGACCCCAAGTACCTCGAAATCACAATGACCGCCATACTGGTCTCCGTCGCCGTTTACACCGTGCTCGGAGGCATGTTGTCGGTGCTCGTCACGGATTTCCTCCAGTTTGTCGTCATGAGCGTGGGGCTCCTGGCCGTCACGCTGCTCATCCTGGCAAATGTGGGCTGGGGCAGGCTTACCGCGACGGTTGAGGAGCACTATGGCGCAGGCGGATTCAATCCGTTTGTCCACCCGAAGATGGGCTGGGAATACGTGGTGTCCAACGCCATGCTGAGTCTGGCGATGGTGCTGACATGGCAAACGACCATTCAGCGGTTGCTCGCGGCCAAAGATACCAGGACGGGTCGCCAAGTCTATACTCGGACCAGTTTCTTCTTCCTGTGCCGCTGGCTCATTCCCGTATTGTGGGGCATAGCGGCGCTTGCCGTGCTCAAACCCGAAGAACTGGACGGTAACACGCTGCTGGCCATGCCCAGGCTCCTGAGCCAGGTCGTGCCCATGGGTCTGATGGGCATCCTGATCGCGGCCATGCTGGCCGCTGACATGTCCACGGATTCCTCGTATATGCTCACGTGGTCAAGCGTGATCTACAACGACATTCTGGCCCCGTTTCACAAGGGCCGGTGGTCCGAGAGGCGCGGGCTCCTGGTCAGCCGGGCGATTGTCGCCCTGATCGGGGTCTTTCTGTTGTTCTACGGTCTGTGGTATCCGCTGCGCGGCAACCTGTGGGATTACCTGACCGTGACGGCCAATATCTACATGTCGAGCATGTCGGTTCTGCTGATTGCGTGCTGCTATTGGAAACGCGCGAACAGCTGGGGGGCGGCCGGCGCGATCATCTTTGGCGCCATTGTTCCCAGCGCCTTCCTCGTCATGGAACAGATCCCCGGCACCATGCACTTCGCCAAAGAGGTGGTCGGTCCGCACTTCTCCAATATCGCAACCTATGCGGTTGCCGGAACGGCGATGGTGCTGGGTTCACTCATGAAACCACGGGCGGCGGCCCCGGTGTGA
- a CDS encoding formate dehydrogenase subunit gamma — protein sequence MLRTTFICTALALLALQATAADGPAGQAAQTAIENFDKYIGRPLIYEDRALNAGLVRTLPLACPPFHLLDEDGEIIDPTKDEAGQPVDPKVVQGTPRAVSTRKTCGQCHDYERITRGYHFMMGRDELFAPLPADAGTSPHLSPGFFGKWQLLYQRELAPKYFNDPDEVDMTPFEWVVSCGVCHPGGGPAEYDRAGQRYDTALKLDRELALLGDGDYHESPWELTGAMEADCFICHLANYEYSVRAQHIKKLNFRWAATAAAGLGFVWGSVADGQTPNVYYNKSLFMADGRVHLPIQRPGDRQCLFCHDMSSVQKRGSTWHQHYEYDVHTEQGMTCLKCHPGDLRHNFAKGSSSSQTVRDDLDDTMLSCKECHEQGVLGAPNYQHEWLPHLHLERISCEACHITTRPFVETGVVDTVAGDVRQLPAETDPNAADAWLFGAMWGSMLSDVEGSRVTPLARQALVSAADTTVPAEAPLRQNILGLSEGAFLVRDEVARLGGVEAEPARALMLSVLDEALSGRDPAENAVCVFRGKAYRMEFGALRETAGKLQPRRPGATIAASPFVFARAKGDGVIHPEGYQLGVFWAVMDGENARPLFPREMKAAWDFLHGDEYKYYLYPGHTADGAPSPAIDTGIGTPAEAAAVLAAPEATEPAGAEANTAPVAVSSDQAQPAASSEATPGEAAAEQAAPPVPMTEEELQTAITAKLTAFKPEERRLLEVFDDNNDSFPEANTDAEIAAIAWALKQTSPRLAGHDLFYIKGETAYHVAVADWQDPYAGTPTETVSVAEGAPFLRVDRQEQVEKPGESSWNAPRLVWERREMRVAPAPDVKIEALDAAAHPAIAQLAQRLSWTVSHGVEPATLALGAKGCADCHAPDAHFFFGRIATDPYTADGTPATKPMFAALGYNEQDLLIGAWRETVLKPVSPYVVLAVLALIILHFVIFGIKGGTPPGPPDVVRFRIHERLSHLVSMSTVVFLAVTGFCFLLGKNDPLAHWARPWHTYFGYVASAGVAVMALVWIVSMLPARGDLKWLLKAGGYLGGVKGHLPAGKFNAGQKILFWMVVASFGALIVTGVLMGLNRNAHFVGQELLYTVHDAAALVMIVLLMAHIYLATVVVPHSLRSLFGGKVSHVWAHEHHANWKHPQPVDAETAQH from the coding sequence ATGCTAAGGACAACGTTTATCTGCACGGCGCTGGCCCTGCTCGCGCTGCAAGCGACGGCCGCAGACGGCCCGGCGGGCCAGGCGGCGCAAACCGCCATCGAAAACTTCGACAAGTATATCGGGCGGCCGCTCATCTATGAGGACCGCGCCCTGAACGCCGGCCTTGTCCGCACCCTGCCGCTCGCCTGCCCGCCCTTCCACCTGCTCGACGAAGACGGAGAAATCATCGACCCGACCAAGGACGAAGCAGGGCAGCCCGTCGACCCGAAGGTCGTGCAAGGCACGCCCCGGGCCGTCAGCACGCGCAAGACCTGCGGCCAGTGCCACGACTACGAGCGCATCACGCGCGGCTACCATTTCATGATGGGCCGCGACGAGTTGTTTGCGCCGCTTCCGGCGGATGCGGGCACATCTCCGCATCTCAGCCCCGGTTTCTTCGGCAAGTGGCAGCTCCTTTATCAGCGCGAGTTGGCGCCCAAATACTTCAACGACCCGGACGAGGTCGACATGACGCCCTTCGAGTGGGTGGTCAGTTGCGGCGTTTGCCACCCGGGCGGCGGCCCCGCCGAGTACGACCGGGCCGGCCAACGCTATGACACGGCCCTCAAACTGGACCGCGAGCTGGCGCTCCTGGGCGACGGCGACTATCACGAGTCGCCATGGGAACTCACCGGCGCGATGGAGGCGGACTGCTTTATCTGCCATCTCGCGAACTACGAATACTCGGTGCGCGCCCAGCACATCAAGAAACTCAATTTCCGATGGGCCGCCACCGCCGCGGCCGGGTTGGGCTTCGTCTGGGGTTCCGTTGCCGACGGCCAGACACCAAACGTCTATTACAACAAGAGTCTCTTCATGGCCGACGGGCGTGTGCACCTGCCCATTCAACGGCCCGGCGACCGGCAGTGCCTCTTCTGTCATGACATGTCGAGCGTGCAGAAGCGCGGCAGCACCTGGCACCAGCACTACGAATACGACGTGCACACCGAGCAGGGCATGACCTGCCTCAAGTGCCATCCGGGCGACCTGCGGCACAACTTCGCGAAGGGTTCGTCGTCAAGCCAGACGGTCCGCGACGACCTCGACGACACGATGCTGTCGTGCAAGGAATGTCACGAGCAGGGAGTGCTCGGCGCCCCCAATTACCAGCACGAGTGGCTGCCGCATCTGCACCTCGAACGGATCAGTTGCGAAGCGTGCCACATCACCACGAGGCCCTTTGTCGAAACCGGCGTTGTCGACACCGTCGCGGGCGACGTGCGGCAACTGCCCGCCGAGACCGACCCGAACGCCGCCGATGCCTGGTTGTTCGGCGCGATGTGGGGCAGCATGCTCAGCGACGTCGAGGGCAGCCGCGTGACTCCGCTCGCGCGGCAGGCGCTCGTCAGCGCGGCGGACACGACCGTCCCCGCCGAGGCGCCGCTGCGCCAGAACATCCTCGGCCTGTCCGAGGGTGCGTTCCTGGTCCGCGACGAGGTCGCGCGGCTCGGCGGCGTGGAAGCGGAGCCCGCGCGGGCGCTGATGTTGTCCGTGCTGGACGAAGCCCTCTCCGGCAGGGACCCGGCGGAGAACGCCGTGTGCGTGTTTCGAGGGAAAGCCTACCGGATGGAGTTCGGCGCCCTGCGCGAAACGGCGGGCAAGCTGCAGCCCCGCCGGCCCGGCGCGACCATCGCCGCTTCCCCCTTCGTGTTTGCGCGCGCCAAAGGGGACGGCGTCATTCACCCCGAGGGGTATCAACTCGGCGTGTTCTGGGCGGTCATGGACGGCGAAAACGCACGACCGCTCTTCCCCCGTGAAATGAAGGCCGCTTGGGACTTCCTGCATGGCGACGAATACAAATACTACTTGTATCCGGGCCACACCGCCGACGGAGCGCCCTCCCCGGCCATTGACACCGGCATCGGCACGCCCGCGGAAGCCGCCGCCGTACTGGCTGCGCCCGAAGCAACGGAACCTGCCGGCGCGGAAGCGAACACCGCGCCCGTCGCCGTCAGCAGCGACCAGGCACAGCCCGCCGCATCCAGCGAAGCAACCCCCGGAGAGGCCGCAGCGGAACAAGCCGCGCCGCCCGTGCCCATGACCGAGGAAGAGCTGCAGACGGCCATCACGGCCAAGCTCACCGCGTTCAAGCCCGAAGAGCGGCGCTTGCTCGAGGTCTTTGACGACAACAACGACTCGTTCCCCGAGGCGAACACGGACGCGGAGATTGCCGCGATCGCGTGGGCGCTGAAGCAGACCTCGCCGCGCCTCGCCGGCCACGACCTGTTCTACATCAAGGGCGAAACCGCCTATCACGTCGCCGTCGCCGACTGGCAGGACCCCTACGCCGGGACCCCGACCGAAACGGTTTCGGTTGCCGAGGGCGCGCCGTTCCTGCGCGTGGACCGTCAAGAACAGGTGGAAAAGCCCGGCGAAAGCAGCTGGAACGCGCCCCGACTCGTCTGGGAACGCCGCGAAATGCGCGTGGCGCCCGCGCCCGATGTGAAAATCGAAGCATTGGACGCCGCGGCGCACCCTGCAATCGCGCAGCTGGCGCAGCGCCTCTCATGGACCGTTTCCCACGGCGTCGAACCGGCCACCTTGGCTCTGGGCGCGAAAGGCTGCGCCGATTGCCACGCGCCAGACGCGCACTTTTTCTTCGGGCGTATCGCCACCGACCCCTACACCGCAGACGGCACCCCCGCGACCAAGCCCATGTTCGCGGCGCTCGGCTACAACGAGCAGGACCTGCTCATCGGCGCCTGGCGCGAGACGGTGCTGAAGCCGGTCTCGCCCTACGTCGTGCTGGCAGTGCTCGCCTTGATCATCCTCCACTTCGTCATCTTCGGCATCAAGGGCGGCACGCCTCCGGGGCCGCCCGACGTGGTCCGTTTCCGCATCCACGAGCGGCTGAGCCATCTCGTGTCCATGTCCACCGTCGTGTTCCTCGCCGTGACCGGGTTCTGCTTCCTGCTCGGCAAGAACGACCCGCTCGCCCACTGGGCGCGGCCCTGGCACACATACTTCGGCTATGTCGCCTCGGCGGGCGTCGCGGTCATGGCGCTGGTCTGGATCGTCTCAATGCTGCCCGCCCGCGGCGACCTCAAATGGCTGCTCAAGGCCGGGGGCTACCTTGGCGGCGTCAAGGGACACCTGCCCGCCGGGAAATTCAACGCGGGCCAGAAGATACTCTTCTGGATGGTTGTGGCCTCATTCGGCGCGCTCATCGTTACCGGTGTGCTCATGGGACTCAACCGGAACGCCCACTTCGTTGGGCAGGAACTGCTTTACACGGTCCACGACGCGGCCGCCCTCGTCATGATCGTGCTGCTCATGGCGCACATCTACCTGGCGACCGTTGTTGTGCCGCACAGCCTGCGCAGCCTTTTCGGCGGCAAAGTCAGCCACGTCTGGGCGCACGAACACCACGCCAACTGGAAACACCCCCAGCCCGTGGACGCGGAGACCGCGCAACATTGA